The following coding sequences are from one Nicotiana tabacum cultivar K326 chromosome 1, ASM71507v2, whole genome shotgun sequence window:
- the LOC142164232 gene encoding secreted RxLR effector protein 161-like: protein MHDSKKGFLPFRHGISLSKDQSPKTDEEIEKMKAVPYASVVGSLMYAMLCTRPDICFAVGVVSRFQSNPGKEHWTAVKHIIKYLKRTRDYMLIYHSDDLVPIGYTDSDFQSDRDSRKSTSGNVFTLGGGAISWRSIKQTCVADSTMEAEYVAASEAAKEAVWLGNFLRELGVVPSIQAPITLYCDNSGAVANSKEPRSHKRAKHIERKYHLIRDIVQRGDVVVTKIALENNLADPFTKSLPQKTFDKHVEGMGVKIVDAWLLV, encoded by the coding sequence ATGCATGATTCCAAGAAAGGATTCCTTCCTTTCAGACATGGAATTTCTCTATCTAAAGATCAGTCTCCTAAGACTGATGAAGAGATAGAAAAGATGAAGGCGGTCCCTTATGCATCAGTTGTGGGGAGCCTCATGTATGCTATGTTATGCACTAGGCCTGATATCTGCTTTGCCGTTGGCGTTGTTAGCAGATTTCAGTCTAATCCTGGGAAAGAGCATTGGACGGCGGTTAAACATATAATCAAGTACCTGAAAAGGACTAGGGATTACATGTTGATCTACCATTCGGATGACCTGGTACCTATTGGGTATACTGATTCGGATTTCCAATCAGACAGAGATTCTAGAAAGTCTACCTCAGGTAATGTGTTTACTCTTGGAGGTGGAGCCATAAGTTGGAGGAGTATCAAGCAAACTTGTGTTGCTGATTCCACCATGGAAGCCGAATATGTGGCAGCCTCTGAGGCAGCCAAAGAGGCAGTTTGGCTCGGTAACTTCCTGAGAGAGTTGGGTGTGGTTCCTTCGATTCAAGCGCCAATTACGCTTTACTGTGATAATAGTGGTGCGGTTGCAAATTCAAAGGAGCCACGAAGCCATAAGAGGGCAAAGCACATTGAGCGTaaatatcatttaattcgtgatataGTGCAGAGAGGGGATGTAGTGGTCACCAAGATTGCGTTAGAGAACAACTTGGCAGATCCGTTTACTAAGAGCTTACCACAGAAAACTTTTGATAAGCATGTAGAAGGAATGGGTGTCAAGATTGTAGACGCATGGTTATTAGTCTAA